The sequence below is a genomic window from Oncorhynchus keta strain PuntledgeMale-10-30-2019 unplaced genomic scaffold, Oket_V2 Un_contig_17873_pilon_pilon, whole genome shotgun sequence.
ctcctcttctatctctccttctctacctctccttctcaccctctcctcttgtatctctccttctctacctctccttctcaccctctcctcttctatctctccttctctacctctccttctcaccctctcctcttctatctctccttctctacctctcctcttgtATCTCTCCTTCTCAGGGAGAAGTGTTGTGAACAGCTCTTACCTCGAACTCAGACATCCACATTAACCACATACTAATGTCAATGAAAGATGTGCAATTAATGTCATTTTGAGTTatttaataataaaataataatatatcatttagcagacgcttttatccaaaggacTTACAgttgtgcatacattctacgtatgggtggtcccgggaatcgaacccactaccctggcgttacaagcgccatgttTGAGCTACAGAAGGAGTATTTCATGGTAGGGTTTGAGCGCCAGAGAAGTTTCCCAAGTTAGCCGTCAtctcaatgttctctcctctgcaATCACTGCACAGCATGTCTCAGTAAATAGAGGATAGACTCAGTGGACAGACATGTGGAGTAGGCCTCTCCAAATACTCCACTATCTTTCCAATCCTCTGTTAGCCAGACCCGCCCCAGTGATGCAACATTACTGATATGACTGGCATTACTGTCATTACTTTCACTGCAGAATTGTCTCCTTATCTCGTGTTCGATACATGGACCTTTGTAATTCCAAATAGACTTGCCCAGAACTGGCTGAGAGTTTGTGTTTCGAGGGGTGGACACTTCGCTAGTCTCATTAGTATATTTTCTAACATGTCTCCCCCCAGAACTTAGAGCATCTGACGCATAATACAACATTTTAGTTCTGGGTGTCCGAGATGAAAGATGATACAGTAACATGTCTTGTGTTGAACAATATAACTACAAATCCCATGATGCCTTGTATTTCCTGCCACAGAAAAAGCTCCCTCTGACAGCGCTGTCCCAGGCCATGCAGGATGGAGGAAGCCAGCTGGGGGAGGAGTCACTGATTGGGTGAGTGTGGAGCAATGACAGCAGACATGTATGGGGCTGGTTTCCCAGGTACAATGGAGATTCTCAATGCTTCTTAGTCCAAGACCAGGCTACATCTGTGTTTGGCAAACCAGACAATGATATCTATGGTTTGAACATGGTTTCTACATTTTCAACATGCAGATTCAGAAAGATTCAGTTAGGGAAGTTAGTCCATAAGCACAGAACATGATGAGATCCCAGGACTAAACTAGTGAGAGTTAGTTATACAGGGATGGATATGGTTGTTTAAAAGGCCCCAAATGTGTTTGTGGTATTCCTACAATACATATTACTCTCAGCTTCACGGTGATaacggtctctctctttctctctgtttatctgtgtatatgtgtctttacgtgtgtgtgtgtgtgtgtgtgtgtgtgtgtgtgtgtgtgtgtgtgtgtgtgtgtgtgtgtgtgtgtgtgtgtgtgtgtgtgtgtgtgtgtgtgtgtgtgtgtgtgtgtgtgtgtgtgtgtgtgtgtgtgtgtggcagtaagATGATGGATGTGTGTGGGGAGGCAGAGAGCAGACTAGCGTCTGAGCTGATGCAACACGAGGTCCAGCTAGAGAGAGACATCCTGGAACCTCTCAACCAGCTAGCAGAGGTGACCACCAACACTCTCCATATCTTATCCTGGCATTGATAACACTGAGCATGCCAATGGTCATACTAATGACACCATTTATGATCTCTCCTATACCTACCCAGGTGGACATTCCCAACATCCTGAGACAGAGGAAACAGCTAGCTAAGCTAGTCCTAGACTATGACTCAGCCAGAGCCAGGTACTGTACTAGAACCCCAGAGCCAGTTACTGGACCTGAACCCCAAAGCCAGTTACTGGACCTGAACCCCAAAGCCAGATACTGGACTAGAACCCCAGAGCCAGATACTGGACTAGAACCCCAGAGCCAGTCACTGGACTAGAACCCCAGAGCCAGTCACTGGACTAGAACCCCAGAGCCAGTCACTGGACTAGAACCCCAGAGCCAGATCACTGGACTAGAACCCCAGAGCCAGGTACTGTATTAGAACCCCCAGAGCCAGCTACTGGACTAGAACCCCAGAGCCAGCTACTGGACTAGAACCCCAGAGCCAGCTACTGGACTAGAACCCCAGAGCCAGCTACTGGACTAGAACCCCAGAGCCAGTTACTGGACTAGAACCCCAGAGCCAGTCACTGGACTAGAACCCCAGAGCCAGTCACTGGACTAGAACCCCAGAGCCAGCTACTGGACTAGAACCCCAGAGCCAGCTACTGGACTAGAACCCCAGAGCCAGCTACTGGAATAGAACCCCAGAGCCAGCTACTGGAATAGAACCCCAGAGCCAGCTACTGGACTAGAACCCCAGAGCCAGCTGCTGGACTAGAACCCCAGAGCCAGCTGCTGGACTAGAACCCCAGAGCCAGCTGCTGGACTAGAACCCCAGAGCCAGCTGCTGGACTAGAACCCCAGAGCCAGCTGCTGGACTAGAACCCCAGAGCCAGCTACTGGACTAGAACCCCAGATCCAGCTACTGGACTAGAACCCCAGATCCAGCTACTGGACTAGAACCCCAGAGTCAGCTACTGGACTAGAACCCCAGAGTCAGCTACTGGACTAGAACCCCAGAGCCAGCTGCTGGACTAGAACCCCAGAGCCAGCTGCTGGACTAGAACCCCAGAGCCAGCTGCTGGACTAGAACCCCAGAGCCAGCTGCTGGACTAGAACCCCAGAGCCAGCTGCTGGACTAGAACCCCAGAGCCAGCTGCTGGACTAGAACCCCAGAGCCAGCTGCTGGACTAGAACCCCAGAGCCAGCTACTGGACTAGAACCCCAGAGTCAGCTGCTGGACTAGAACCCCAGAGCCAGCTGCTGGACTAGAACCCCAGAGCCAGCTGCTGGACTAGAACCCCAGAGCCAGCTGCTGGACTAGAACCCCAGAGCCAGCTGCTGGACTAGAACCCCAGAGCCAGCTGCTGGACTAGAACCCCAGAGCCAGCTGCTGGACTAGAACCCCCAAAATAAAGCTATGCcaaatacatgtttttattttgcaAAAGTTGTATGTGCATTTCTCAAGTAAAGATCTATGTTCACACATAGATGAGACAAAGTTCCACATCTccattatattttatttttgttccAGGTGGTTGCAGGCAAGCAAGTCTATTCACTTTTCCACCAACTACCAGGCCACGGCCGCCAAGGTTGAGACTCTCAAAGACGAGATGGACGAGGCCCTGAACAAAGTGGAGATGTGTAAGGTACTGTAGGTAGTATTCATAAGTCTAGTTAGACATTTTCAATGAAAAGGAACTGGTCACTCGCTAGCAACATGCATACTTTAGTAACAAGACTCTGGAGAAACGCTGTTGTTTTACAGATTGATTTGGGATAAAAACAGAACAGCTGTTTTTTACAGATTGATTCACCATATCAAGTGTCCCCACTGAAATCATGTCAACATGTATTTACTTTCATAGTGTATTGAACTgatatcatttatcatttaaggGAGATCTATTGGCACCATGAACAGGGGGTTATTGTGACGGGGGTATGAACAGGGGGTTATTGTGACGGGGGTATGAACAGGGGGTTATTGTGACGGGGGTATGAACAGGGGGTTATTGTGACGGGGGTATGAACAGGGGGTTATTGTGACGGGGGTATGAACAgggggttattgtgacaggggtaTGAACaggggttattgtgacaggggtaTGAACAgggggttattgtgacaggggtatgaacagaaggttattgtgacaggggtatgaacagaaggttattgtgacaggggtaTGAACAgagggttattgtgacaggggtaTGAACAgggggttattgtgacaggggtatgaacagaaggttattgtgacaggtatgaacagaaggttattgtgaggggtatgaacagaaggttattgtgacaggggtatgaacagaaggttattgtgacaggggtaTGAACAGGGGGTTATTGTGAcggggtatgaacagaaggttatagTGTGGCGGGTATGAACAGGGGGTTATTGTGACGGGTATGAACAGGGGGTTATTGTGAcggggtatgaacagaaggttattgtgacaggggtaTGAACAGGGGGTTATTGTGAcggggtatgaacagaaggttattgtgacaggggtaTGAACAgggggttattgtgacagggctatgaacagaaggttattgtgacgggtATGAACAgggggttattgtgacagggctatgaacagaaggttattgtgacaggggtatgaacagaaggttattgtgacgggtatgaacagaaggttattgtgacaggggtatgaacagaaggttattgtgacaggggtatgaacagaaggttattgtgatgggtatgaacagaaggttattgtgacgggtATGAACATAAGGTTATTGTGATGGGTATGAACaggggttattgtgacaggggtaTGAACAgagggttattgtgacaggggtaTGAACaggggttattgtgacaggtttgaacagaaggttattgtgacaggggtatgaacagaaggttattgtgacgggtatgaacagaaggttattgtgacaggtatgaacagaaggttattgtgacaggtatgaacagaaggttattgtgacaggggtaTGAACATAAGGTTATTGTGATGGGTATGAgcagaaggttattgtgatgggtatgaacagaaggttattgtgacgggtttgaacagaaggttattgtgatgggtatgaacagggggttattgt
It includes:
- the LOC118375158 gene encoding rho GTPase-activating protein 17-like codes for the protein MELVRLVSHNAHKRLVTCLQGHIGTEAEKRHKKLPLTALSQAMQDGGSQLGEESLIGKMMDVCGEAESRLASELMQHEVQLERDILEPLNQLAEVDIPNILRQRKQLAKLVLDYDSARARWLQASKSIHFSTNYQATAAKVETLKDEMDEALNKVEMCKVL